One Methylosinus sp. C49 DNA segment encodes these proteins:
- a CDS encoding glycosyltransferase, translated as MKRPVVYDVTRLVTRALNPTPNGIDRVDFALARHFLSGEGGVALAAAALGPRLAAAEAGLRTLDDIETYWNELRDSSTADGSSTDEMYERLVASLGATPQGPRAPRVARRDWAIVRENWRAMRRWALRLGRPPSEAPAAAVFFNASQFPVHKEWHLRWLDARPDVKPVFFVYDLLPLDAPEFFRPAERDKHRLVMDNIVRRAAGVVVASASVARRFTNYATEKGRGDLPVCVAGLPAAPAFERAAVADPRLADTPYFVFCSTIEPRKNHMLMLDVWRELAEREGVRAPKLVLVGKRGWHNQNVLRMLERCAALRPHVVEASGLSTPAMRRLLAGARAALAPSFAEGFGLPIAEAAACGAPIIASDIEIFREIADDTLDYIDPLDGLGWRDAILDYSAPDSPRRAAALRRITGFPRRDAASFFETIDEFLRAL; from the coding sequence ATGAAACGGCCCGTGGTCTATGACGTCACGCGGCTCGTCACGCGCGCGCTCAATCCGACGCCCAATGGCATTGATCGGGTCGATTTCGCTCTGGCGCGGCATTTTCTCTCGGGCGAGGGCGGCGTCGCGCTGGCCGCGGCGGCGCTCGGGCCGCGGCTCGCCGCCGCCGAGGCCGGGCTGCGCACGCTCGACGACATAGAGACCTATTGGAACGAGCTTCGCGATTCCTCCACGGCCGACGGCTCCTCCACGGACGAGATGTACGAGCGCCTTGTCGCCTCGCTCGGCGCGACGCCGCAGGGGCCGCGGGCGCCGCGGGTGGCGCGTCGCGATTGGGCGATCGTTCGAGAGAATTGGCGCGCTATGCGGCGCTGGGCTCTGCGTCTCGGACGGCCGCCGTCGGAAGCGCCGGCGGCCGCCGTGTTCTTCAATGCGAGCCAGTTTCCCGTGCATAAGGAATGGCATTTGCGCTGGCTCGACGCGCGGCCCGACGTGAAGCCTGTCTTCTTCGTCTATGATCTCCTGCCGCTGGACGCGCCCGAGTTCTTCCGCCCGGCCGAGCGCGACAAGCATCGTCTGGTCATGGACAATATCGTGCGGCGGGCGGCGGGAGTCGTCGTCGCATCCGCTTCGGTCGCGCGCCGGTTCACGAACTATGCGACAGAGAAGGGCAGGGGCGATCTGCCGGTCTGCGTCGCCGGCCTTCCGGCGGCGCCCGCCTTCGAGCGCGCGGCGGTCGCCGATCCGCGGCTCGCCGACACGCCCTATTTCGTTTTCTGCAGCACGATCGAGCCGCGCAAAAATCACATGCTGATGCTCGACGTCTGGCGCGAGCTGGCCGAGCGCGAGGGCGTGCGCGCGCCGAAGCTCGTTCTCGTCGGCAAGCGCGGCTGGCACAATCAGAACGTGCTCCGCATGCTGGAGCGCTGCGCGGCCCTGCGCCCGCATGTGGTGGAGGCCTCCGGCCTGTCGACGCCGGCGATGCGGCGGCTGCTGGCCGGCGCTCGCGCCGCGCTCGCGCCCTCCTTCGCGGAAGGATTCGGGCTCCCCATCGCCGAGGCCGCGGCCTGCGGCGCCCCGATCATCGCCTCCGACATAGAGATTTTTCGCGAGATCGCCGACGACACGCTCGACTATATCGATCCGCTCGACGGCCTCGGCTGGCGCGACGCGATCCTCGACTATAGCGCCCCCGATTCTCCGCGCCGCGCCGCCGCCTTGCGTCGAATCACGGGGTTTCCGCGGCGCGACGCCGCTTCTTTTTTCGAGACGATCGACGAATTTCTCCGCGCTTTGTGA
- the pyrH gene encoding UMP kinase — protein sequence MTDPSSPPKWKRVVVKLSGEALMGDAPHGLHAPTLERIAKDLAASAALGAQIAVVVGGGNFFRGIQGADKGIERARADSIGMLATVMNGLALEQAIEAQGRQARALSAVPMPSLCESYSRRAALHHLDKGRVVIAAGGTGLPFFTTDTPAVVRAAELSADAVLKATQVDGVYTADPKRDPSARRYEQLTHDEAIAKSLAVMDTAAFALARENKIPIIVFSIAEAGAIRAVLEGRGRATHVVP from the coding sequence ATGACGGACCCTTCGAGCCCGCCGAAATGGAAGCGGGTCGTCGTCAAGCTCTCGGGCGAGGCGCTGATGGGCGACGCCCCGCACGGGCTGCACGCCCCGACATTGGAGCGCATCGCCAAGGATCTCGCCGCTTCCGCCGCGCTCGGCGCGCAGATCGCGGTCGTCGTCGGCGGCGGCAATTTCTTTCGCGGCATTCAGGGCGCCGACAAGGGCATAGAGCGTGCTCGCGCCGATTCGATCGGCATGCTGGCGACGGTGATGAACGGGCTCGCGCTCGAGCAGGCGATAGAGGCGCAGGGCCGCCAGGCGCGCGCGCTCTCGGCCGTGCCCATGCCGTCGCTCTGCGAATCCTATTCGCGGCGGGCGGCGCTGCATCATCTCGACAAGGGCCGGGTCGTCATCGCCGCCGGCGGCACGGGCCTGCCCTTCTTCACCACCGACACGCCCGCCGTGGTGCGCGCCGCCGAGCTTTCGGCCGACGCCGTGCTGAAAGCCACTCAGGTCGATGGCGTCTACACCGCCGATCCCAAGCGCGATCCTTCCGCGCGCCGCTATGAGCAGCTGACCCATGACGAGGCCATCGCGAAAAGCCTCGCCGTGATGGACACTGCCGCCTTCGCTCTTGCCCGTGAGAACAAGATTCCCATAATCGTCTTCTCCATCGCCGAGGCGGGCGCGATCCGCGCGGTGCTGGAAGGAAGAGGGCGGGCCACCCATGTCGTTCCTTAG